One genomic window of Solanum dulcamara chromosome 10, daSolDulc1.2, whole genome shotgun sequence includes the following:
- the LOC129869836 gene encoding protein FAR1-RELATED SEQUENCE 6-like → MGNAPPTTILTNQCESIKGAIRETLPDTIHRYCIWHFMIKLPIRLKGVCDYKAMKSEFKSIIFNSITIAEFEAKWVAFIKKYKLEERQRFHNLHSEKKYWVSVFLKHYFWAGMMSTQRCELMHAFFDSYMNRRNFLKQFIEQYEIALRYKYDKGLHAETDSRKIHLPPFSGFEWEIQVQTHHT, encoded by the coding sequence ATGGGCAATGCACCTCCAACAACTATCCTCACAAACCAATGTGAGAGTATCAAGGGAGCAATTAGAGAGACGCTGCCAGACACTATCCATAGGTATTGCATTTGGCACTTCATGATAAAGCTACCTATAAGGCTAAAGGGAGTGTGCGATTATAAGGCTATGAAATCCGAAttcaaatcaataatttttaaCAGCATCACTATAGCTGAATTTGAGGCCAAATGGGTTGCATTCATCAAAAAGTATAAGCTTGAAGAAAGACAGAGGTTTCATAATCTACATTCTGAAAAGAAATACTGGGTTTCCGTATTTCTCAAGCACTACTTTTGGGCTGGCATGATGTCCACGCAAAGATGTGAGTTAATGCATGCATTTTTTGACAGCTATATGAACAGACGAAATTTTCTAAAACAGTTTATTGAGCAATATGAGATAGCCTTGAGATACAAATATGATAAGGGACTACATGcagaaactgactcaagaaaGATACATTTACCACCCTTTAGTGGGTTTGAATGGGAGATACAGGTTCAAACCCACCACACCTGA
- the LOC129871050 gene encoding uncharacterized protein LOC129871050, protein MSVYPHTLNLWGVLSQSKRIINAHSRHFLALSVSFLLPLSFSLIIYPTLQNALFHSDSNLFQPHPTHLSVSFFTSTDPYDPIRNLTQPDPNFLLLLLVYTLFAVLLSLLALATISYSTFHGFYGRPVKLVSSMKSVLYSFLPLVATLIVSHVIYAFIVLLFGLFVAIVAQCVQFLGFEVGYDSNYLMGLAAFVGVALVLVFMWLQVNWSLAYVIVVVESKWGYEALRRSAYLVKGMRWVALSVLLFFGVLIGLLLGGCSSFLVTVGAASGGWTSFGVILQMVVSSGFATLLMLQNIAASVVLYMYCKALHGELALDIAEEFAREYVYLPFDNEKVPHVVCVVQG, encoded by the coding sequence ATGTCCGTTTATCCACATACCCTTAACCTCTGGGGAGTACTTTCCCAATCAAAGCGCATAATCAATGCTCACTCACGCCATTTCTTAGCTCTCTCAGTTTCCTTCCTTTTACCTCTTTCTTTTTCCCTTATCATCTATCCCACTCTTCAAAACGCTCTCTTCCACTCCGATTCCAACCTTTTTCAACCACACCCAACTCACCTTTCTGTCTCCTTCTTCACCTCTACTGACCCATATGACCCGATCCGGAATCTAACCCAACCGGATCCcaatttccttcttcttctccttgtgTACACCCTTTTCGCTGTTCTCTTATCCCTTTTGGCGTTGGCTACAATCAGCTACAGCACTTTCCATGGATTTTACGGAAGACCCGTCAAGCTTGTTTCGTCTATGAAGTCTGTTTTGTACTCCTTCTTGCCCCTAGTTGCCACACTTATCGTTTCGCATGTCATTTATGCATTCATCGTTCTACTATTCGGGCTATTCGTTGCGATTGTGGCACAGTGTGTGCAGTTTCTTGGGTTTGAAGTGGGTTATGATTCGAATTACTTAATGGGTTTGGCTGCTTTCGTAGGTGTAGCGCTTGTGTTGGTTTTTATGTGGTTGCAGGTTAATTGGTCATTAGCTTATGTGATTGTAGTTGTGGAATCGAAATGGGGTTACGAAGCATTGCGAAGAAGTGCTTATTTGGTGAAGGGGATGAGATGGGTAGCGCTATCGGTGTTACTATTTTTTGGGGTTCTGATAGGATTGTTACTGGGTGGTTGTTCTAGTTTTTTAGTGACTGTAGGAGCTGCCAGTGGTGGATGGACAAGCTTTGGGGTGATATTGCAGATGGTGGTGAGTTCGGGTTTTGCAACTCTCTTGATGCTTCAGAATATTGCAGCGAGCGTGGTGTTGTATATGTATTGCAAGGCATTGCACGGGGAGTTAGCATTGGATATCGCGGAGGAGTTTGCTCGCGAGTATGTGTACTTGCCTTTTGACAATGAGAAGGTTCCTCATGTTGTTTGTGTTGTTCAAGGTTGA